The Myotis daubentonii chromosome 1, mMyoDau2.1, whole genome shotgun sequence genome includes the window CCGCAGTCCCCGCTGAAAACGGCGGAGCCCGCTCCTTCCCGCGgcggatggtggtggtgggaggcgggCGCGGGCCCGCGCGCTGCTGGGCCACTGCTCACCGGCACCGAGGACGCTCGCACGGAGGGGGTCCCCACCGCAGCCCTCGCACGTGGGAGGCAGGACGGAGGCGTGTGCTCAGAGCCCTCCGCACACGCCCCTCGCCGCAGCTCGCCCGCCTCCTCCGATCGGCGCAAAGCTATTTACGCTGCGATTAGCCCGCGGGTGAGTCATGGCTCCCGGCCTCCGTCTGCAGCTCGGGGACCGCGCCGGCCCAGCCGCCGCCCGAGGTTCCTCCGAGGGCCGTCCGGAGGCGCCCCATCCCAGACCTTTCAGGAGGAGCATGGAGCGCCCTGAGGGCGCGGGGACCACCTCGCACCCCCGCCTCCTCTCACCCACAGGcatctccagccccaccccagtcGCTCTCCGGCCGGGGACCGCCTTCTAATGAATTAACTCACAGCCTCAGCCGGGAGACGGACTCATCGAGGTTCTGCCTGAGGCCTCACCTCCACTCACACCCCATCACCCACCACCCCCCGAATACAGACTGCCGCTCATCCCCCtggcccccggccccctcccccgggacccctctccctccacctcctgagCTCAGGCCTCCAGCCCCGGGCCCCTCCCCCGTGCCGCCGCCCCTGCCAGCTTCCTCGGGGTCGTGGCGCTGCAAGCCGGTGGCCGTGCAGAGCGGCGAGCCTCGTCGCCTGGGGAGCGCAGACGCAGCTGCTCAGGAGGTGGGaggtgcgggggggtggggcctgggggcctcCGTGGAGCCCGGGGCTGGAGGGTGGCCTTGCCTAAGGGGCCGAGGGCGCCCGCACCCGGAGGAAGGTGGGGAGACGCGCGGGGGCCCTCTCCTCTGGGAGCTGGCCGAGGGGCGTCCGAGgggcggcgggggccgggggcgtGGGAAGGCGGGGCCGCGGGCCGGGTGCGGGGAGCGCAGCGCCCTGGGCGGGGCGCcgcgggctggggagggggcgcgcTCGCGGCGGGTCTCTGCGCCGCCTGGGTTCCCggcgcggggcggcggcggcggcggcgggaggcaGAAGATGCGggctccggcggcggcggcggcgcgggcccGGGAGGACGCGGGAGGATGAGGGGGAGGCCGGCGGTCCGGCCGCGCGGCGCCGGGAGGAGGCgcaggcggcgggggcggcggcgggcggcggcgggcgcgcggGGTGCGGGCCGGCTCGGGCGCGGAGGATGAAGTGGAGCGTCCGCGGGGCCTGCGCCGCGCTCTccgcctgcctcctgctcgcctgcGCGCTCAGCGCCGCCGCCGTCGGCCTCAAGTGCTTCTCGCTGGGCTCGGAGCTCCGCGGGGAGCCGTTCCGCCTCGGGGCGGCCGCCGGCGCCTTCTACTCGGGGCTGCTGCTGGCCGCCGGCCTCTCGCTGCTCGGCGCCGCCCTGCTCTGCTGCGGGCCGCGGGCCGCGCCTCTCGCGGGGCCGGGCCCGCGACTCGGGGTCCCCGCCGCCCCGGCCGGCGCTCCGGAGACCGCGCCGGGCGCGCCGGGGGCCGCGGCCGAGCCCGCGGGGCCGGGGACCAGCCAGAACCTGCTCCTGCTCGGCGCCCTCGTCTTCATGCTCGGGGTCCTGAGCGCCTTCGCGGGCGCCGTGATCGACGGCGACGCCGTGTCCCTCGTGGAGCGCAAGTACTCCCACTACTGCCTGCCCCCGCGCGCGCCCGCCtcggccccggccccgggccccgcggcccccgcccccggcccggcccccggcGCGCCGCGCGCCCGCGCCACGCCCGCCAAGTGCCGGCAGCTGAAGGACTACCAGCGCGGCCTGGTGCTCTCCACCGTCTTCAACGCGCTCGAGTGCCTGCTGGGCCTGCTCAGCCTGCTGCTGGCCAAGACCTACCGCGCGGCGCGGGCCCGGCGCGGGCGTCGCGGACGGCGGGGAGGCCGGGCCCCGGCGCGGCCCCGCGGCGGCTCGGGGCTCCGTGCGCCGCCGCCCGCTTCCTGGGTGCGGCGAGGCCGGCGGGGCCGGCGGCTGCAGCACCGCCCGAGCCAGGCTTCCATCCTGGCCCCGGAGGAGTCGGACTTGGCCGC containing:
- the TMEM271 gene encoding transmembrane protein 271; translated protein: MKWSVRGACAALSACLLLACALSAAAVGLKCFSLGSELRGEPFRLGAAAGAFYSGLLLAAGLSLLGAALLCCGPRAAPLAGPGPRLGVPAAPAGAPETAPGAPGAAAEPAGPGTSQNLLLLGALVFMLGVLSAFAGAVIDGDAVSLVERKYSHYCLPPRAPASAPAPGPAAPAPGPAPGAPRARATPAKCRQLKDYQRGLVLSTVFNALECLLGLLSLLLAKTYRAARARRGRRGRRGGRAPARPRGGSGLRAPPPASWVRRGRRGRRLQHRPSQASILAPEESDLAAPGDCAGFAAHHAVSYIDVGVVRAADEAGVEVCCGGHPSVELPGYAPSDPDLDVSYPYCCRPPRETARPWEPRRAC